A part of Sparus aurata chromosome 19, fSpaAur1.1, whole genome shotgun sequence genomic DNA contains:
- the rmc1 gene encoding regulator of MON1-CCZ1 complex isoform X1 yields MSEEHYLELCENPVQFENASSVNNVFFDEANKQVFAVRSGGATGVVVKGPDDKSSVAFRMDDKGEVKCIKFSIGNKILAVQRTSKSVDLINFIPDYPHTEFTQECKTKNANVLGFCWTNWNEIVFITDQGIEFYQVFPDKRSLKLLKSQSINVNWYQYCPETSVILLSTTVQGNILQPFAFRNGTMSKMSKFEIELPVVPKPAKLSLSERDIAMATIYGQLFVMYLKHHSRTANSPGAEVVLYHLPREGACKKTHVLKLNTTGKFALNIVDNLVVVHHQSTQTSLIFDIKLKEPDCAVNTHQPVLPARSIHPYRIPLSGPAVVPSQPPPLCQLYSSSWSVFQPDIIISASEGYLWYLQVKLPPTVNLLQDKGKLMDFLLRRRDCKMVILSVCSQILEGGEKGSLPVVATVFDKLNQVYKEYLEAEQSYTVAMESGPSRGSAAQKRPVRTQAVIDQSDMYTHVLSSFTERKDVSHKFVIAVLMEYIRSLNQFQITVQHYLYELVIKTLVQHNLFYMLHQFLQYHVLSDSKPLACLLLSLESTYPPAHQLSLDMLKRLSTANDEIVEVLLSKQQVLGALRFIRSVGGHDNVSARKFLDAAQQTGDQMLFYTVFRSFQQRNQRLRGSPSFNPGEHCEEHVVHFKQLFGDQALMKPSTV; encoded by the exons ATGAGTGAGGAACATTACCTGGAGCTGTGTGAGAACCCGGTCCAGTTCGAGAATGCGTCCAGCGTCAACAACGTGTTCTTCGACGAGGCGAACAAGCAG GTGTTCGCGGTGCGTTCAGGTGGAGCCACAGGAGTGGTGGTCAAAGGCCCCGACGACAAGAGCAGTGTTGCCTTCAG GATGGACGATAAAGGAGAAGTGAAGTGTATAAAGTTCTCTATTGGAAATAAGATCCTGGCAGTTCAGAGAACTTCAAAGTCTGTG GATTTGATCAACTTCATCCCCGACTATCCTCACACAGAGTTCACACAGGAATGCAAG ACGAAGAACGCAAATGTTTTGGGTTTCTGTTGGACAAACTGGAACGAGATCGTCTTCATCACCGATCAGGGAATCGAGTTCTACCAG GTGTTTCCAGACAAGCGCAGTCTGAAGCTGCTGAAGAGTCAGAGCATCAATGTGAACTGGTACCAGTACTGTCCCGAGACGTCCGTCATCCTGCTGTCCACCACCGTGCAGGGGAACATCCTGCAGCCCTTCGCCTTCAGG AATGGCACCATGTCCAAGATGTCCAAGTTTGAGATCGAGCTGCCGGTCGTCCCCAAACCCGCCAAGCTCAGTCTGTCGGAGAGAGACATCGCCATGGCAACCAT TTACGGTCAGCTGTTTGTGATGTACCTGAAGCACCACTCGAGGACCGCCAACAGCCCCGGTGCAGAGGTGGTGCTGTACCACTTAccaag ggagGGTGCGTGTAAGAAGACTCACGTGTTGAAGCTGAACACGACGGGGAAGTTTGCTCTGAACATCGTGGACAACCTGGTGGTGGTTCATCACCAGAGCACTCAG aCGTCTCTGATCTTCGACATCAAGCTGAAGGAACCGGACTGCGCCGTCAACACACACCAACCGGTCCTCCCAGCCCGGTCCATACACCCCTACAGGATACCACTGTCAG gTCCAGCAGTTGTTCCCTCTCAGCCTCCACCTCTCTGTCAGCTCT ACTCTTCGTCCTGGAGCGTCTTCCAGCCCGACATCATCATCAGCGCCAGTGAAG ggtattTGTGGTACTTGCAGGTGAAGTTGCCTCCAACTGTCAACCTGCTGCAGGACAAAGGCAAACTGATGGACTTCCTGTTAAGACGGAGAGACTGCAAGATGGTCATCCTGTCCGTCTGCTCACAGA tcctggagggaggagagaaggggagTCTTCCTGTTGTGGCCACTGTGTTCGACAAACTCAACCAGGTGTATAAAGAATACCTGGAGGCCGAGCAGAGCTACACTGTG GCGATGGAGTCCGGTCCGAGTCGAGGCAGCGCGGCTCAGAAGCGTCCGGTCAGAACTCAGGCGGTCATCGACCAAtcagacatgtacacacacgtCCTGTCGTCGTTCACAGAGAGGaag GACGTCTCTCATAAATTCGTTATTGCGGTTCTGATGGAGTACATCCGCTCTCTGAACCAGTTCCAGATCACCGTGCAG CATTACCTGTACGAGCTGGTGATTAAGACGTTGGTGCAGCACAACCTCTTCTACATGCTGCACCAGTTCCTGCAGTATCACGTCCTCAGTGACTCCAAACCGCTG gccTGTTTGCTTCTGTCTCTGGAGAGTACGTACCCTCCTGCCCACCAGCTGTCACTGGACATGCTGAAG cgtCTGTCCACAGCCAACGATGAGATCGTGGAGGTTCTGCTGTCGAAGCAGCAGGTTCTGGGCGCACTCAGATTCATCCGCAGTGTCG GTGGCCACGACAACGTGTCGGCCAGGAAGTTTCTGGATGCGGCGCAGCAGACCGGCGACCAGATGTTGTTCTACACTGTGTTCAGGTCGTTCCAGCAGAGAAACCAGCGGCTGAGAGGAAGTCCCAGCTTCAACCCCg gAGAGCACTGTGAGGAGCATGTCGTCCACTTCAAGCAGCTGTTCGGGGATCAGGCTCTGATGAAACCATCCACCGTGTGA
- the LOC115569945 gene encoding clavesin-1-like → MMTHLHAGLSSETTEKARLELNENPDTLHQDIQQVRDMIVTRPDIGFLRTDDDFILRFLRARKFDQVETFRLLAQYFQFRQQNLDMFQSFKVDDPGIKRALMDGFPGVLETPDQHGRKILILFASNWDQSRNSFTDILRAILLSLEVLIENPELQINGFILIIDWSNFSFKQASKLTPNILKLAIEGLQDSFPARFGGIHFVNQPWYIHAMYTIIKPFLKDKTRKRIFLHGNNLNSLHQLIQPECLPSEFGGTLPPYDMGIWARTLLGPDYNDETEYTLTYDALHVRENCGGGGGDKDMMKRSQSAVEPGTLRQTDRDTSTPLLALD, encoded by the exons ATGATGACGCATCTGCACGCCGGGCTGAGCTCAGAGACGACGGAGAAGGCCCGTCTAGAGCTGAACGAGAACCCGGACACTCTGCATCAGGACATCCAGCAG GTGCGGGACATGATCGTGACGCGGCCCGACATCGGTTTCCTGCGGACGGACGACGACTTCATCCTGCGTTTCCTGAGAGCCCGGAAGTTTGACCAGGTGGAGACCTTCAGACTGCTGGCCCAGTACTTCCAGTTCAGACAGCAGAACCTCGACATGTTCCAGAGCTTCAAG GTGGACGACCCGGGTATCAAACGGGCACTGATGGATGGTTTCCCAGGCGTACTGGAGACTCCGGACCAACATGGCCGAAAGATCCTCATCCTGTTCGCCTCCAACTGGGACCAGagcag gaACTCGTTCACCGACATCCTGCGGGCCATCCTGCTGTCCCTGGAGGTTCTGATAGAGAACCCGGAGCTGCAGATCAACGGGTTCATCCTCATCATCGACTGGAGCAACTTCTCCTTCAAACAGGCCTCCAAGCTCACGCCCAACATCCTGAAGCTGGCCATCGAAGGCCTCCAG GACAGTTTTCCCGCTCGGTTCGGAGGAATCCACTTTGTGAATCAGCCGTGGTACATTCACGCCATGTACACCATCATCAAACCATTCCTCAAAGACAAGACCAGGAAACGG ATCTTCCTTCACGGTAACAACCTGAACTCGCTCCACCAGCTCATCCAGCCCGAGTGTTTGCCGTCAGAGTTCGGTGGGACGCTGCCGCCGTACGATATGGGCATCTGGGCCCGAACGCTGCTGGGCCCCGACTACAACGACGAGACGGAGTACACGCTGACCTACGACGCCCTGCACGTCCGGGAGaactgtggaggaggaggaggagacaaggACATGATGAAGAG gtcTCAGTCAGCGGTGGAACCAGGAACTCTCcgacaaacagacagagacaccagcACACCACTACTGGCCCtggactga
- the rmc1 gene encoding regulator of MON1-CCZ1 complex isoform X2 has protein sequence MRPASTTCSSTRRTSRMDDKGEVKCIKFSIGNKILAVQRTSKSVDLINFIPDYPHTEFTQECKTKNANVLGFCWTNWNEIVFITDQGIEFYQVFPDKRSLKLLKSQSINVNWYQYCPETSVILLSTTVQGNILQPFAFRNGTMSKMSKFEIELPVVPKPAKLSLSERDIAMATIYGQLFVMYLKHHSRTANSPGAEVVLYHLPREGACKKTHVLKLNTTGKFALNIVDNLVVVHHQSTQTSLIFDIKLKEPDCAVNTHQPVLPARSIHPYRIPLSGPAVVPSQPPPLCQLYSSSWSVFQPDIIISASEGYLWYLQVKLPPTVNLLQDKGKLMDFLLRRRDCKMVILSVCSQILEGGEKGSLPVVATVFDKLNQVYKEYLEAEQSYTVAMESGPSRGSAAQKRPVRTQAVIDQSDMYTHVLSSFTERKDVSHKFVIAVLMEYIRSLNQFQITVQHYLYELVIKTLVQHNLFYMLHQFLQYHVLSDSKPLACLLLSLESTYPPAHQLSLDMLKRLSTANDEIVEVLLSKQQVLGALRFIRSVGGHDNVSARKFLDAAQQTGDQMLFYTVFRSFQQRNQRLRGSPSFNPGEHCEEHVVHFKQLFGDQALMKPSTV, from the exons ATGCGTCCAGCGTCAACAACGTGTTCTTCGACGAGGCGAACAAGCAG GATGGACGATAAAGGAGAAGTGAAGTGTATAAAGTTCTCTATTGGAAATAAGATCCTGGCAGTTCAGAGAACTTCAAAGTCTGTG GATTTGATCAACTTCATCCCCGACTATCCTCACACAGAGTTCACACAGGAATGCAAG ACGAAGAACGCAAATGTTTTGGGTTTCTGTTGGACAAACTGGAACGAGATCGTCTTCATCACCGATCAGGGAATCGAGTTCTACCAG GTGTTTCCAGACAAGCGCAGTCTGAAGCTGCTGAAGAGTCAGAGCATCAATGTGAACTGGTACCAGTACTGTCCCGAGACGTCCGTCATCCTGCTGTCCACCACCGTGCAGGGGAACATCCTGCAGCCCTTCGCCTTCAGG AATGGCACCATGTCCAAGATGTCCAAGTTTGAGATCGAGCTGCCGGTCGTCCCCAAACCCGCCAAGCTCAGTCTGTCGGAGAGAGACATCGCCATGGCAACCAT TTACGGTCAGCTGTTTGTGATGTACCTGAAGCACCACTCGAGGACCGCCAACAGCCCCGGTGCAGAGGTGGTGCTGTACCACTTAccaag ggagGGTGCGTGTAAGAAGACTCACGTGTTGAAGCTGAACACGACGGGGAAGTTTGCTCTGAACATCGTGGACAACCTGGTGGTGGTTCATCACCAGAGCACTCAG aCGTCTCTGATCTTCGACATCAAGCTGAAGGAACCGGACTGCGCCGTCAACACACACCAACCGGTCCTCCCAGCCCGGTCCATACACCCCTACAGGATACCACTGTCAG gTCCAGCAGTTGTTCCCTCTCAGCCTCCACCTCTCTGTCAGCTCT ACTCTTCGTCCTGGAGCGTCTTCCAGCCCGACATCATCATCAGCGCCAGTGAAG ggtattTGTGGTACTTGCAGGTGAAGTTGCCTCCAACTGTCAACCTGCTGCAGGACAAAGGCAAACTGATGGACTTCCTGTTAAGACGGAGAGACTGCAAGATGGTCATCCTGTCCGTCTGCTCACAGA tcctggagggaggagagaaggggagTCTTCCTGTTGTGGCCACTGTGTTCGACAAACTCAACCAGGTGTATAAAGAATACCTGGAGGCCGAGCAGAGCTACACTGTG GCGATGGAGTCCGGTCCGAGTCGAGGCAGCGCGGCTCAGAAGCGTCCGGTCAGAACTCAGGCGGTCATCGACCAAtcagacatgtacacacacgtCCTGTCGTCGTTCACAGAGAGGaag GACGTCTCTCATAAATTCGTTATTGCGGTTCTGATGGAGTACATCCGCTCTCTGAACCAGTTCCAGATCACCGTGCAG CATTACCTGTACGAGCTGGTGATTAAGACGTTGGTGCAGCACAACCTCTTCTACATGCTGCACCAGTTCCTGCAGTATCACGTCCTCAGTGACTCCAAACCGCTG gccTGTTTGCTTCTGTCTCTGGAGAGTACGTACCCTCCTGCCCACCAGCTGTCACTGGACATGCTGAAG cgtCTGTCCACAGCCAACGATGAGATCGTGGAGGTTCTGCTGTCGAAGCAGCAGGTTCTGGGCGCACTCAGATTCATCCGCAGTGTCG GTGGCCACGACAACGTGTCGGCCAGGAAGTTTCTGGATGCGGCGCAGCAGACCGGCGACCAGATGTTGTTCTACACTGTGTTCAGGTCGTTCCAGCAGAGAAACCAGCGGCTGAGAGGAAGTCCCAGCTTCAACCCCg gAGAGCACTGTGAGGAGCATGTCGTCCACTTCAAGCAGCTGTTCGGGGATCAGGCTCTGATGAAACCATCCACCGTGTGA
- the riok3 gene encoding serine/threonine-protein kinase RIO3, which produces MDQTGGTAVTPKSPWGSAAPAAPACSLADVMSEQLATQLDEENNAFPALTDPAADLLLSDEASETTSDLMLAKMLQMQFDREFDDQLRREEKKFNGESKVSISFENYRMVHPYEDSDSSEDEVDWQDTRHDPYKADKPQTTPRRGFTGKGKNITTKHDAETCGRKNTARMDNFAPEVHVGDGLGMDLKLSNQVFNSLKQHCYSEQRRSARLHEKKEHSTAEQAVDPRTRLLMYKMVNAGVLENINGCISTGKESVVFHADGGSLEEQPVPDEVVLKVFKTTLNEFKNRDRYIKDDYRFKERFSKLNPRKVIRLWAEKEMHNLARMKKAEIPCPEVVLLKKHILVMSFIGKDHVPAPKLKDVVLNSEDMKNAFYQVLHLMQLMYQECNLVHADLSEYNMLWHEGKVWLIDVSQSIEPTHPHGLEFLFRDCRNVSTFFQKRGVSEAMSVYELFNAVSGLNIPVGAEEEAEFMAEIVALEKRNEDHVQKRGKKTFPVTCEDGDPPLKPDADD; this is translated from the exons ATGGATCAAACAGGAGGCACAGCAGTAACACCAAAG aGCCCGTGGGGTTCGGCGGCCCCGGCGGCTCCGGCCTGCTCTCTGGCTGATGTGATGAGCGAACAGCTGGCCACACAGCTGGACGAGGAGAACAACGCCTTCCCTGCACTCACTGA TCCTGCAGCAgatctgttgttgtcagacgaGGCTTCTGAAACGACCAGTGACTTGATGCTCGCCAAGATGCTGCAGATGCAGTTCGACCGTGAGTTTGATGATCAGCTTCGCCGGGAGGAGAAGAAGTTCAACGGCGAAAGCAAAG tgtccATCTCCTTTGAGAACTACCGGATGGTCCATCCGTATGAAGACAGTGACAGCTCTGAGGACGAGGTCGACTGGCAGGACACGAGACACGACCCCTACAAAGCAG ACAAGCCCCAGACGACACCCAGGAGAGGCTTCACAGGGAAAGGCAAGAACATCACCACCAAACATGACGCGGAGACCTGCGGCCGTAAGAACACGGCGCGCATGGACAAC tttGCTCCAGAGGTCCATGTTGGTGATGGGCTGGGGATGGACCTGAAGTTGTCCAATCAGGTGTTCAACTCTCTGAAGCAGCACTGCTACAGCGAGCAGAGACGCAGCGCCCGCCTGCACGAGAAGAAGGAGCACTCCACCGCT GAACAAGCAGTGGACCCTCGCACTCGTCTGCTGATGTATAAGATGGTGAACGCCGGCGTGCTGGAGAACATTAACGGCTGCATCAGCACCGGAAAAGAGTCTGTCGTCTTCCACGCTGACGGAGGGAG cctgGAGGAGCAGCCTGTTCCGGATGAAGTGGTGCTGAAAGTGTTCAAGACGACGCTCAACGAGTTCAAGAACAGAGACCGCTACATCAAAGACGACTATCGCTTCAAGGAGCGCTTCAGCAAGCTGAACCCACGCAAGGTCATCAGGCTGTGGGCCGAGAAGGAGATGCACAACCTGGccag gatgaAGAAGGCGGAGATTCCCTGTCCGGAGGTGGTGCTGCTGAAGAAACACATCCTGGTGATGTCGTTCATCGGTAAAGACCACGTTCCTGCTCCCAAACTGAAGGACGTGGTGTTGAACTCCGAGGACATGAAGAACGCCTTCTACCAGGTCCTCCAT ctgatgCAGCTCATGTATCAGGAGTGTAACCTGGTTCATGCTGATCTCAGTGAATACAACATGCTGTGGCACGAAGGGAAG gtgTGGCTGATTGATGTCAGTCAGTCCATCGAGCCGACACATCCTCACGGCCTGGAGTTCCTCTTCAGAGACTGCAGGAACGTTTCCACG TTCTTCCAGAAGAGAGGCGTGAGCGAGGCGATGAGCGTGTACGAGCTCTTCAACGCCGTCAGCGGGCTGAACATCCCAGTCGGTGCCGAGGAGGAGGCGGAGTTTATGGctgag ATCGTGGCGCTGGAGAAGAGGAATGAGGATCACGTGCAGAAGCGAGGAAAGAAAACGTTCCCCGTGACCTGTGAAGACGGCGACCCTCCTTTAAAACCCGACGCTGATGACTAA